In Chthonomonas sp., a single genomic region encodes these proteins:
- a CDS encoding shikimate dehydrogenase: MNPGVDWRKAPRAQFAVVGDPISHSWSPVMQTAALRSLGRPDDYLPIHIPLDDFAEAIEHLRNLGYYGVNCTVPLKEAAWRWAQIMDPESHAYGAINTLRLPDRAGTNTDAPGFIDTLDELNIPPPGPVLVLGAGGTARALCRALYRAGYAIRIHNRTRSKAERLLDEISVAAEILDHPAVRDHRLILNTTSAGLSGETLDIAWGKPAKGVVAYDVVYRQELTPFLSDAKLAGCRVIDGRAMLVAQGARSLEWWLDVIAPRDVMLRALP; this comes from the coding sequence ATGAACCCCGGGGTGGACTGGCGGAAGGCGCCGCGTGCACAGTTTGCCGTGGTCGGAGATCCGATCAGCCACTCCTGGTCGCCCGTGATGCAAACCGCCGCGCTCCGATCGCTGGGGCGCCCCGACGACTACCTGCCAATCCACATCCCACTTGACGATTTCGCAGAAGCCATCGAGCACCTGCGCAACCTCGGATACTACGGGGTCAACTGCACAGTCCCGCTCAAGGAAGCTGCCTGGCGATGGGCCCAGATCATGGATCCGGAGAGCCACGCGTACGGTGCGATCAACACCTTGCGCCTCCCGGACCGCGCAGGGACCAACACCGACGCTCCCGGATTCATCGATACCCTCGATGAGCTCAACATCCCTCCCCCTGGTCCCGTGCTCGTGCTCGGGGCGGGCGGCACCGCTCGGGCCCTCTGCCGGGCGCTTTATCGCGCCGGCTACGCCATTCGAATTCACAATCGAACCCGGTCCAAAGCCGAGCGGCTGCTGGACGAAATCTCGGTCGCTGCCGAAATCCTCGATCACCCGGCGGTGAGAGACCACCGGCTCATCCTGAACACTACGAGCGCAGGGCTCTCGGGGGAGACGCTCGACATTGCCTGGGGCAAACCGGCAAAGGGAGTGGTTGCTTACGATGTTGTCTACCGGCAAGAGCTCACGCCGTTCCTCTCCGATGCCAAACTCGCGGGTTGCCGCGTGATTGATGGGCGGGCAATGCTCGTGGCCCAGGGAGCTCGGTCACTGGAGTGGTGGCTGGACGTCATCGCCCCGCGCGACGTGATGCTTCGGGCCTTACCCTAA
- a CDS encoding proline--tRNA ligase → MTSVSTKDGITSRATNFSDWYNDIVERAGLAEHAPVRGCMVIKPHGYAIWELIQRSLDDMFKATGHSNACFPLMIPKSFLSKEAQHVEGFAKECAVVTHYRLKTDPNGGVIVDPDSKLEEELILRPTSETIIWDAYRGWIQSYRDLPVLVNQWANIIRWERRTRLFLRTTEFLWQEGHTAHASYEEATEEALTMLEVYRRFAEDWLAVPVLTGIKTEVEKFAGADRTYCIEALVQDGRAIQAGTSHHLGQNFAKAFDVQFTNSEGVREYVYATSWGVSTRLIGTLIMAHSDDKGLIAPPRLSPIQVVIVPMGKDDATREQTYAAADALAAALTKTLWSGPAMSRAQRVVPTLGEATPSGLRVKVDKRTKESPGFKFNDWELKGACIRIELGPRDLEAGTCIVVRRDVGEKLTVEMAQVPQIVSEQLTAMQTALYERALALRHEQTRRVDTWAEFESAFEGEGGAGLILAHWDGTDETENLIAERTKATIRCIPLTPMDPADNEPGLCVMTGKPSKQRVIFAKAY, encoded by the coding sequence ATGACCTCTGTGAGCACAAAAGATGGGATCACGTCGCGCGCGACCAACTTCAGCGACTGGTACAACGACATTGTCGAACGCGCTGGCTTGGCAGAGCACGCGCCGGTCCGCGGCTGCATGGTCATCAAGCCGCACGGTTACGCGATCTGGGAGCTGATCCAGCGGTCGCTCGATGACATGTTCAAGGCGACGGGCCACTCCAACGCCTGCTTCCCGCTCATGATCCCGAAATCGTTCCTAAGCAAGGAGGCGCAGCACGTCGAGGGTTTCGCGAAAGAGTGCGCGGTGGTCACCCACTACCGGCTCAAGACCGACCCGAATGGAGGCGTGATTGTCGATCCTGATTCCAAGCTGGAAGAAGAGTTGATCCTGCGACCGACGAGTGAGACGATCATTTGGGATGCATACCGAGGTTGGATCCAGAGTTACCGGGACCTGCCAGTGCTGGTCAACCAGTGGGCGAACATCATTCGTTGGGAGCGCCGAACCAGACTCTTCCTGCGCACCACCGAGTTCCTGTGGCAAGAAGGTCACACCGCGCACGCCTCTTACGAAGAGGCGACCGAAGAGGCGCTCACGATGCTTGAGGTCTACCGCCGCTTTGCCGAGGATTGGTTGGCCGTACCGGTACTCACCGGGATCAAGACCGAAGTCGAAAAGTTTGCTGGGGCCGACCGCACGTACTGCATCGAGGCTTTGGTGCAAGACGGTCGGGCGATTCAAGCGGGTACGAGCCACCATCTCGGTCAGAACTTCGCCAAGGCGTTCGACGTTCAGTTCACCAATTCGGAAGGTGTGCGCGAGTACGTGTATGCAACGTCGTGGGGAGTTTCGACGCGACTTATCGGAACGCTCATCATGGCGCACTCGGACGACAAGGGCCTGATCGCTCCGCCGCGACTGTCGCCGATCCAAGTCGTGATCGTGCCGATGGGTAAGGACGACGCGACCCGCGAACAGACTTATGCCGCCGCCGACGCTCTAGCGGCAGCACTGACGAAGACCCTGTGGAGCGGCCCCGCAATGAGCCGGGCACAGCGCGTGGTGCCGACGCTCGGCGAGGCGACGCCGTCCGGTCTGCGCGTGAAAGTCGACAAGCGCACCAAGGAATCGCCCGGTTTCAAGTTCAACGACTGGGAACTGAAGGGGGCTTGTATCCGGATCGAGCTCGGTCCGCGCGACCTAGAGGCGGGTACATGCATCGTGGTTCGCCGCGACGTTGGCGAGAAGCTCACCGTTGAGATGGCCCAGGTGCCGCAGATCGTATCGGAGCAACTCACCGCGATGCAGACCGCGCTCTATGAGCGTGCGCTCGCCCTGCGCCATGAGCAGACCCGCCGAGTGGATACGTGGGCGGAGTTTGAGAGCGCGTTCGAGGGCGAAGGCGGGGCCGGACTCATTCTCGCCCACTGGGACGGCACCGACGAGACTGAGAACCTGATTGCCGAACGAACCAAGGCGACGATACGGTGCATACCGCTCACGCCGATGGACCCTGCCGACAACGAACCGGGGCTGTGCGTGATGACGGGCAAGCCGAGCAAACAGCGCGTGATCTTCGCGAAGGCGTACTAA
- a CDS encoding YqeG family HAD IIIA-type phosphatase — protein sequence MENFRTGRFERDDAPGVLRPMCPAEAFQSILDIDLAKLAGEGFRLILIDVDNTLLPWRSEEMPQSSIDWIAHGKELGLNFCIISNTRNPERLERLANKLGIDYKFGKFKPSRAMFLEAMSDFQTTPDHTVMIGDQLLTDILGANRSGVTGLWVNRIHKREFIGTRANRVLEKAIRKNLYRVIEEEEDDLPIVRPEGIFQRRIVRQLFKFCLVGGSSFMIDAGLHKLLMFYIPYGSDRFSHAFGVWLQTILHGTAPTPWQAHNASFQVFKVFTAGLAILNSFYWNRKWTFGIRGQEDRKEQLVKFLVVSFIGMALNVLIASFINRVAKGNEQQSWWLATIVATLVVAIWNFTGQRLYAFRRRAPQ from the coding sequence ATGGAGAACTTTCGAACTGGACGATTTGAGCGAGACGATGCGCCGGGCGTACTCCGGCCGATGTGTCCTGCCGAAGCATTCCAGTCGATCCTCGATATCGACCTCGCCAAGCTCGCCGGTGAGGGTTTTCGCCTCATCCTCATCGATGTCGATAACACCCTTCTCCCCTGGCGAAGCGAGGAGATGCCCCAATCCAGCATCGACTGGATCGCGCACGGCAAAGAGCTCGGCCTGAACTTCTGCATCATCAGCAATACGCGCAACCCTGAGCGGCTGGAACGTCTGGCCAACAAGCTCGGGATCGACTACAAGTTCGGCAAATTCAAGCCCAGTCGCGCGATGTTCTTGGAGGCGATGAGCGATTTCCAAACGACCCCGGACCACACGGTGATGATCGGGGATCAGCTCTTGACCGACATTCTTGGCGCAAATCGCTCGGGTGTCACCGGCTTGTGGGTCAACCGCATCCACAAGCGAGAGTTCATTGGCACCCGCGCCAACCGCGTCCTTGAGAAAGCCATCCGCAAGAATCTGTACCGGGTCATCGAAGAGGAAGAAGACGACCTACCAATCGTCCGGCCCGAGGGCATCTTCCAGCGGCGCATTGTCCGACAGCTCTTCAAGTTCTGCCTGGTGGGCGGATCGTCGTTTATGATCGATGCCGGGCTCCACAAGCTGCTGATGTTCTACATCCCGTACGGCAGCGACCGGTTCAGTCACGCGTTCGGCGTTTGGCTCCAGACGATTTTGCACGGCACTGCGCCCACCCCCTGGCAAGCGCACAACGCCTCATTTCAAGTCTTCAAGGTCTTCACCGCGGGGCTCGCCATCCTCAACAGTTTCTACTGGAATCGCAAGTGGACCTTCGGGATTCGTGGGCAAGAGGATCGGAAAGAGCAGCTCGTCAAGTTCCTCGTTGTGTCGTTCATCGGTATGGCCCTGAACGTCCTCATCGCGAGCTTCATCAACCGCGTGGCCAAGGGCAACGAGCAACAGTCGTGGTGGCTCGCCACGATCGTCGCCACCCTCGTCGTCGCGATCTGGAACTTTACGGGTCAGCGATTGTACGCTTTTCGCCGGAGAGCTCCCCAATGA
- a CDS encoding redoxin family protein has protein sequence MKWSIWVALLLVGCAKPLTNPAAPFKGKEPISLLHYSLLDSLRQGPVLVLFLPRDCVGSAEVKPFVNLVSKGYKDRLQVLALYAGTDLQTAEWIKAQRPDFVTIPDWDATFTKRYSLTAGPAAALVDRDSNIIKQWPSLARTQWLEINTEIARLLKSEPAKIDLNSAPEQPPTPCAYP, from the coding sequence ATGAAGTGGTCGATCTGGGTCGCGCTGTTGCTCGTAGGCTGCGCCAAGCCCCTCACGAACCCCGCTGCACCGTTTAAGGGCAAAGAGCCGATCTCGCTATTGCACTACTCGCTGCTCGACTCGCTACGACAGGGACCCGTGCTCGTGCTCTTTCTGCCGCGCGACTGCGTGGGCAGCGCAGAGGTTAAGCCATTCGTAAACCTAGTCTCGAAGGGGTACAAGGACCGGCTGCAAGTGCTCGCACTTTACGCTGGCACCGACCTCCAGACCGCCGAGTGGATCAAAGCCCAAAGGCCGGACTTCGTCACCATCCCCGATTGGGACGCGACCTTCACCAAGCGGTACTCGCTCACCGCAGGTCCGGCCGCCGCACTCGTTGACCGCGATAGCAACATCATCAAGCAGTGGCCCTCGCTTGCGCGAACCCAGTGGCTTGAGATCAACACGGAAATCGCACGTTTGCTCAAGTCCGAGCCTGCCAAGATCGACCTGAACTCTGCCCCCGAGCAGCCCCCGACCCCCTGCGCTTACCCCTAA
- a CDS encoding HDIG domain-containing protein — MGSVAVAELLAHPALQAVREIAAGTSFADRVWIVGGAVRDSLQGRGTNADLDLVTEADPWPLVELLVERGVTRSTPARFERFGTAMVQIQGLQLEFVQARTESYGRDSRKPEVKAATLAEDALRRDFTVNAVYLNLSTGELFDPTGGQADLDMGVLRTPKEPGKTFDDDPLRMLRAVRFRWKIGLGYAPGLEDAIEAHAPRLQIVSAERIREEFLKMLLAADPTGAMRDLMRLGLIREFAPELVPMDGCTQNEYHHLDVWEHTLLAVKNSAPDMLLRLSTLLHDVGKPTTRSVEPDGRVRFLSHEVVGADIAAEFMRRLRCSNDEIGAVKLLVRNHMRLGTASKFSASGIRRAMRDLGDQLERLFQLMDADAAALKPGVRALNMDALRARFEEVNATTPAASLNSPLSGGEIMQLTGIAPGHKIGVAKAHLVEMVLEGTLDPSDREAAIAALMAWVETQPKTD, encoded by the coding sequence ATGGGTTCTGTGGCGGTGGCCGAACTCCTAGCTCACCCGGCGTTGCAGGCGGTCCGCGAGATCGCGGCGGGGACGAGCTTTGCCGATAGGGTGTGGATCGTGGGCGGAGCTGTCCGGGACTCTTTACAGGGGCGCGGAACCAATGCGGACCTGGACTTGGTGACCGAAGCCGACCCGTGGCCTCTGGTCGAGTTGCTGGTGGAGCGGGGGGTAACCCGCTCGACTCCCGCGCGGTTCGAGCGGTTTGGAACCGCCATGGTCCAGATCCAGGGCCTGCAGTTGGAGTTCGTGCAGGCACGAACCGAGAGCTACGGCCGGGACAGCCGCAAGCCGGAGGTGAAGGCGGCGACTCTCGCCGAAGACGCCCTGCGCCGTGATTTCACAGTCAACGCGGTGTATCTAAATTTGAGTACGGGGGAGCTCTTCGACCCGACCGGAGGGCAAGCCGATCTGGACATGGGCGTGCTGCGCACGCCGAAGGAGCCGGGCAAAACGTTCGACGACGACCCCTTGCGGATGCTGCGTGCGGTCCGGTTTCGGTGGAAGATCGGCCTTGGCTACGCCCCCGGCCTTGAGGACGCGATCGAGGCGCACGCACCGCGCTTGCAGATCGTGAGCGCCGAGCGCATACGCGAAGAGTTCCTGAAGATGCTGCTTGCAGCGGACCCAACGGGGGCGATGCGAGACCTGATGCGGCTCGGACTCATCCGCGAGTTCGCGCCGGAACTGGTACCGATGGATGGCTGCACGCAGAACGAGTATCACCACCTGGATGTGTGGGAGCACACGTTGCTGGCCGTCAAGAACTCGGCCCCGGACATGCTGCTGCGCCTAAGCACGCTGCTGCACGACGTGGGCAAGCCGACGACGCGCTCGGTCGAGCCGGATGGCCGGGTACGGTTTCTGTCGCACGAGGTCGTCGGGGCAGACATTGCGGCGGAGTTCATGCGTCGGCTGCGGTGTTCGAATGACGAGATCGGCGCGGTGAAGCTGCTCGTACGCAATCACATGCGGCTGGGCACCGCGAGCAAGTTCTCGGCGAGCGGGATCCGGCGGGCCATGCGAGACCTCGGGGACCAACTGGAGCGCTTGTTCCAGTTGATGGATGCCGATGCCGCAGCGTTGAAGCCGGGAGTCCGCGCGCTGAACATGGACGCCCTCCGCGCACGCTTCGAAGAAGTCAATGCAACCACCCCTGCGGCAAGCCTGAACAGCCCGTTGTCCGGCGGCGAGATCATGCAGCTCACCGGGATCGCTCCCGGTCACAAGATCGGCGTGGCAAAGGCTCACTTGGTGGAGATGGTGCTGGAGGGGACGCTTGACCCCTCCGACCGAGAGGCGGCGATCGCTGCACTGATGGCGTGGGTCGAGACTCAGCCGAAGACCGATTGA
- a CDS encoding citrate synthase (catalyzes the formation of citrate from acetyl-CoA and oxaloacetate) has product MSATTTYPNYSPGLEGVIGGITTISDIISETSTLVYRGYNVHDLASQGSFEETAYLLIMGKLPNRNELDSFKLLLARERQVPEAVYTALKAMPKETHPMDLAKTGFAVYAPFDPDYEAPATDPDANVRKAVRIIAKASTIVGNSHRIRKGLEPLAPRAEHSIAQNFLYLVTGEEPVAETAHVLDSSLTLYAEHGFNASTFACRVTVATLSDLYSGISSGIGTLRGPLHGGANEEAMHMLMEIGSEDNADAWIRDALANKKKIMGFGHREYKKRDPRAIYLSKIAKELAERKGQGKWSRIADILEGVMESEKSIYPNVDFPAAYAYYVLGIPIDLYTPIFVIARVSGWSAHMIEQLDNNRLIRPKCIYEGPTSEAFIPVSER; this is encoded by the coding sequence ATGAGCGCCACAACGACTTACCCTAACTACAGCCCTGGTCTCGAAGGAGTGATCGGCGGCATCACCACCATCAGCGACATCATCAGCGAAACGAGCACCCTCGTTTACCGTGGGTACAACGTCCATGATCTCGCCAGTCAGGGCAGTTTCGAAGAAACGGCTTACCTGCTCATCATGGGCAAATTGCCCAACCGCAACGAGCTGGACTCATTCAAGCTCCTGCTCGCCCGGGAGCGACAGGTCCCCGAGGCCGTCTACACCGCGCTGAAAGCAATGCCGAAGGAGACGCACCCGATGGATCTGGCCAAAACCGGATTCGCCGTCTACGCTCCGTTCGACCCCGACTACGAAGCGCCAGCGACGGACCCCGATGCTAACGTCCGCAAAGCCGTCCGCATCATCGCCAAGGCGAGCACCATCGTCGGCAACAGCCACCGCATCCGCAAGGGCCTGGAGCCGCTTGCACCCCGTGCCGAGCACAGCATCGCCCAAAACTTCCTCTACCTCGTGACCGGTGAAGAGCCCGTCGCCGAGACCGCGCACGTTCTCGACAGTTCGCTGACCCTCTACGCCGAGCACGGATTCAACGCATCAACCTTCGCTTGCCGCGTGACGGTCGCCACTCTGAGCGATCTGTACAGCGGCATCAGCTCAGGCATTGGCACTCTTCGCGGCCCGCTCCACGGCGGCGCAAACGAAGAAGCCATGCACATGCTGATGGAGATCGGTTCGGAAGACAACGCTGACGCCTGGATCCGCGACGCCCTCGCAAACAAGAAGAAAATCATGGGCTTCGGCCACCGCGAGTACAAGAAGAGAGACCCGCGCGCGATCTACCTCTCGAAAATTGCCAAGGAGCTCGCCGAGCGCAAGGGCCAGGGCAAGTGGAGCCGCATCGCGGACATCCTCGAGGGAGTGATGGAATCGGAGAAGAGCATCTACCCGAACGTGGACTTCCCTGCTGCTTACGCATACTACGTGCTCGGCATCCCCATCGACCTCTACACCCCGATCTTCGTGATCGCTCGCGTCTCCGGTTGGAGCGCGCACATGATCGAGCAGTTGGACAACAACCGACTGATCCGACCGAAGTGCATCTACGAAGGACCGACGAGCGAGGCCTTTATCCCTGTCTCCGAGCGCTAA
- the mltG gene encoding endolytic transglycosylase MltG yields the protein MRTRKPLIFASLLFGSAIAMSVSWYIRGSDPAPKADPVLIKVAQGDGLSAVLTKLEDKRAINSAAAVGLMVRFKGLKPKLTPGTYRVIPGSEIPTIFTQLQTPFQIAVRVPEGWWIRRVAERLESQGFCKAEDYIALANDPARFQKQVKFKLPAKTLEGYLFPDTYHLDPDDGAEQLIAKQLASFGKRVIPLVNEPNKVHRALVIGSMVEAEVAKSHERSKVAGIIENRLRIRMPLQIDATVLYALQKWQVLGPGVVNKVDSPYNTYRIPGLPPGPIGSPGLASIEAALKPATTDKLYYVALPDQSHLFARTYAEHLANIRKARAATRG from the coding sequence ATGCGAACCAGGAAACCTCTGATCTTTGCTTCGCTCCTATTCGGCAGCGCTATCGCGATGTCCGTCTCTTGGTACATCCGCGGCAGCGATCCCGCGCCGAAGGCTGACCCCGTGCTCATCAAGGTCGCGCAAGGCGATGGGCTCAGCGCGGTGCTCACCAAGCTAGAAGACAAGCGGGCCATCAACAGCGCCGCCGCAGTCGGCTTGATGGTTCGATTCAAAGGCCTCAAGCCAAAGTTGACCCCCGGCACGTACCGCGTCATTCCCGGCTCAGAGATCCCGACCATCTTTACGCAACTGCAGACCCCTTTCCAAATCGCAGTGCGCGTCCCCGAAGGCTGGTGGATCCGCCGGGTGGCCGAACGCCTAGAATCGCAGGGATTCTGCAAAGCCGAAGACTACATTGCCCTCGCCAACGATCCGGCCCGCTTCCAAAAGCAGGTGAAGTTCAAACTTCCCGCAAAGACGCTGGAGGGTTATCTCTTCCCGGACACCTATCACTTGGACCCAGATGACGGGGCGGAGCAGCTCATCGCCAAACAGCTCGCATCGTTTGGGAAGCGGGTCATTCCGCTCGTAAACGAACCGAACAAGGTGCACCGCGCTCTCGTCATTGGTTCGATGGTGGAGGCCGAAGTCGCAAAGAGTCACGAACGATCCAAAGTCGCAGGCATCATCGAGAATCGGCTGCGCATCCGAATGCCGCTCCAGATCGACGCAACGGTGCTCTACGCACTCCAGAAGTGGCAGGTGCTGGGTCCCGGCGTCGTCAACAAGGTCGATTCCCCCTACAACACCTACCGGATTCCGGGGCTGCCCCCCGGGCCAATCGGATCACCCGGGCTGGCCAGCATCGAAGCTGCGCTCAAACCCGCAACAACGGATAAGCTTTACTATGTAGCCTTGCCGGATCAGAGCCACCTGTTCGCACGCACCTACGCCGAGCACTTGGCGAACATCCGCAAAGCACGCGCCGCAACCCGAGGCTGA
- a CDS encoding TIGR00730 family Rossman fold protein produces MNHNLRSVCVFCGSSPGLDPAYSQAATLVGQLLAEHGITLVYGGGGLGLMGTTARAALAAGGEVVGIIPGAMQEREGVAESVTELIIVPSMHARKALMERRSDAFLALPGGFGTFEELCEMITWQQLGIHRKPIVLLNTNGYYDPMLAMFDQGVTAGFISPANRTSVISVSNPDEVLQALQGAELPPAHAFLWPDQT; encoded by the coding sequence ATGAACCACAACCTTCGATCTGTCTGCGTTTTCTGCGGATCTAGCCCCGGTCTCGATCCGGCCTACTCTCAAGCAGCGACCCTTGTGGGACAGTTGCTCGCGGAGCATGGTATCACCCTTGTCTACGGCGGAGGTGGGCTCGGGCTCATGGGCACGACCGCGCGTGCGGCGCTCGCGGCGGGAGGCGAGGTCGTCGGCATCATCCCCGGGGCGATGCAAGAGCGCGAAGGAGTCGCAGAGTCTGTCACCGAGCTGATCATCGTCCCGAGCATGCACGCGCGGAAGGCGCTCATGGAGCGTCGGTCGGACGCGTTTCTAGCCCTACCAGGTGGCTTCGGAACCTTCGAAGAGCTGTGCGAAATGATCACGTGGCAACAGCTTGGGATCCACCGTAAGCCCATAGTACTGCTCAACACAAACGGCTACTACGACCCGATGCTCGCAATGTTCGACCAAGGAGTCACGGCCGGGTTCATCTCGCCCGCGAACCGCACTTCAGTGATCTCAGTCTCCAATCCGGATGAGGTCCTCCAGGCGCTACAAGGCGCAGAGTTGCCTCCTGCTCACGCCTTCCTCTGGCCCGATCAGACTTAG
- a CDS encoding zinc ribbon domain-containing protein, translated as MPLYEYRCQSCGRKVTVLVGMTADAQELRCEHCQSTDLRKLVSRFVRGRDEDTRIDEFVDQLDVMGEPDSASRARDLLREAGKAMDDDMSDEMEEMFEADQEGED; from the coding sequence ATGCCGCTGTACGAGTATCGTTGCCAGTCCTGCGGTCGAAAGGTCACAGTGCTGGTTGGGATGACGGCCGATGCACAGGAGCTGCGTTGCGAGCACTGCCAGAGCACCGACTTGCGCAAGCTCGTGAGCCGTTTCGTCCGTGGACGCGATGAAGACACGCGGATCGACGAGTTCGTGGATCAGCTCGACGTGATGGGCGAACCCGATTCGGCGAGCCGCGCGCGCGACCTGCTGCGCGAGGCTGGCAAAGCGATGGATGACGATATGTCCGACGAGATGGAAGAGATGTTTGAAGCTGACCAGGAGGGTGAGGATTGA
- the ruvX gene encoding Holliday junction resolvase RuvX, with protein MRVLGIDFGRARIGVAVGETSGHVASPRSPIAPTGTLKRDAAMIADLARQEEARTVVLGVPYHEEDMRMERICLMLADHIRALGLNVETVDESLSSVEANQNLAEMGFKAAARRKRIDSEAACGILERYFLQCEPGNL; from the coding sequence TTGAGGGTTCTCGGCATCGATTTTGGACGTGCGCGCATCGGGGTTGCCGTCGGCGAAACGTCCGGTCATGTCGCTTCCCCTCGCAGCCCCATCGCTCCCACCGGCACACTCAAGCGGGACGCGGCCATGATTGCCGATCTAGCGCGGCAAGAGGAAGCTCGAACCGTTGTGCTCGGCGTGCCGTATCACGAAGAGGATATGCGGATGGAGCGAATCTGCCTCATGCTGGCCGATCATATCCGTGCCCTGGGCCTCAACGTTGAGACCGTGGACGAATCGCTCTCGAGCGTCGAAGCGAACCAGAATCTTGCAGAGATGGGATTCAAGGCCGCGGCAAGACGGAAACGCATCGACAGCGAGGCTGCTTGCGGCATACTCGAACGATACTTTCTGCAATGCGAACCAGGAAACCTCTGA
- the lipB gene encoding lipoyl(octanoyl) transferase LipB — protein MQVADWGRRSYRQSWDDQLQVLGAVQSGTQPDTLIFVEHDPVLTLGASFHPENLLLSPEAYAERGIAIEKTDRGGDVTYHGPGQLTIYPIFDLQNHGRDLHRWMRDLEQTMMLVAIQFALTPRRFAPHTGVWIGDRKLAAIGVKIKRWVSLHGIALNVNNPLHEFDLIVPCGIQGYGVTSLAEELGREVSLEEAKAATLTAFQSVFG, from the coding sequence ATGCAAGTCGCCGACTGGGGACGCCGCTCTTATCGCCAATCGTGGGACGACCAGTTGCAGGTCCTTGGCGCTGTCCAAAGCGGTACGCAGCCCGACACCCTCATCTTCGTCGAGCACGATCCCGTCCTCACCCTCGGTGCCAGCTTCCACCCCGAGAACTTGCTTCTCAGCCCAGAGGCTTACGCCGAACGTGGGATCGCGATCGAGAAGACCGATCGCGGGGGTGACGTGACCTATCACGGCCCCGGGCAACTGACCATCTACCCGATCTTTGACCTCCAGAATCACGGGCGTGACCTCCACCGGTGGATGCGCGATCTGGAACAAACGATGATGCTCGTAGCCATTCAGTTCGCGCTCACCCCGCGGCGGTTCGCTCCCCACACGGGCGTCTGGATCGGCGACCGCAAGCTCGCGGCCATCGGCGTCAAGATCAAGCGTTGGGTGAGCCTGCACGGCATCGCCCTGAACGTCAACAACCCTCTCCACGAGTTTGACCTGATCGTGCCCTGCGGAATCCAGGGGTACGGCGTGACGTCCCTCGCGGAGGAGCTTGGCCGAGAGGTCAGTCTGGAAGAGGCCAAGGCCGCGACCCTCACCGCATTTCAATCGGTCTTCGGCTGA
- a CDS encoding thymidine kinase: MYAGKSEELIRRARRALYAKKRVQVFKPSIDKRYDESSVVTHMGVRHEAVPVRTSDELYAAVDPDVEVLVIEEVQFFDMDIVELCIALADRGVEVIVGGLDQDFRRKPFGPMPQLMAVADEVVKLRAICMCCGATASHTYRMIDGKPAHTHDPIVLIGATEAYEARCRRCYKLRGERKSRFGPKANV; this comes from the coding sequence ATGTACGCCGGTAAGAGCGAAGAGCTGATCCGTCGGGCTCGTCGCGCGCTCTATGCCAAGAAGCGGGTCCAAGTCTTCAAACCGAGCATCGACAAGCGGTACGACGAGTCGAGTGTGGTGACGCACATGGGCGTACGACACGAAGCGGTACCTGTGCGGACCAGCGACGAACTCTACGCAGCCGTCGATCCGGACGTCGAAGTGCTCGTCATCGAAGAGGTTCAGTTCTTCGACATGGACATCGTCGAACTTTGCATCGCGCTCGCCGATCGCGGGGTTGAAGTGATCGTCGGTGGCCTGGATCAGGACTTCCGCCGCAAGCCGTTCGGACCCATGCCCCAGCTCATGGCCGTCGCGGACGAGGTCGTCAAACTGCGGGCCATCTGCATGTGTTGCGGCGCAACCGCCAGCCACACCTACCGCATGATCGACGGCAAACCCGCCCACACCCACGACCCGATCGTTCTCATCGGTGCGACGGAAGCATACGAGGCGCGATGCCGTCGGTGCTACAAGCTCCGTGGCGAACGCAAAAGTCGATTCGGCCCTAAGGCAAACGTTTGA
- a CDS encoding DUF423 domain-containing protein: MSLYQSLKLVARDVIPSFVLTEVILAYPTAACRTYSRVTSSSVSRQFQLAAVVGALGVIFGAFGAHALRDSLSTANMAIFITGTHYHQLHALAALVTAALADRFDFKPGRIAATLFLVGILVFSGSLYLLAITDTRWLGAITPLGGACFILGWLWLAIPARKKEVSSA, encoded by the coding sequence ATGTCGTTGTACCAGTCGCTGAAGTTGGTCGCGCGCGACGTGATCCCATCTTTTGTGCTCACAGAGGTCATTTTGGCATACCCGACTGCCGCGTGCCGGACATACTCGCGGGTAACCTCAAGTTCCGTGAGTCGACAGTTCCAACTGGCCGCAGTCGTCGGAGCGCTCGGAGTGATCTTCGGGGCGTTCGGAGCCCATGCGCTTCGAGATTCGCTCTCGACCGCCAACATGGCGATCTTTATCACCGGGACTCACTACCACCAGCTCCACGCTTTGGCGGCGCTCGTAACCGCGGCGCTCGCCGACCGCTTCGACTTCAAACCTGGCCGAATAGCGGCGACGCTCTTCCTTGTCGGGATCCTCGTGTTCTCCGGGTCGCTCTATCTGCTCGCCATCACCGATACACGTTGGCTCGGGGCCATCACCCCCCTCGGTGGCGCGTGCTTTATTCTCGGCTGGCTCTGGCTTGCCATTCCCGCGCGCAAGAAAGAGGTTTCGTCCGCATGA